In Williamwhitmania taraxaci, one DNA window encodes the following:
- a CDS encoding DUF4492 domain-containing protein, whose protein sequence is MKKRNILYRVFNFYVEGFRSMTLGKTLWVLILIKLFIMFLILKLFFFPNFLNTNFKTDKERGDYVLEQLSKPKN, encoded by the coding sequence ATCGTGTTTTTAATTTCTACGTTGAGGGTTTTCGAAGTATGACTCTTGGAAAAACCTTGTGGGTTTTAATACTGATAAAACTTTTCATAATGTTTCTGATACTTAAACTCTTCTTCTTTCCAAACTTTCTAAACACCAATTTTAAAACCGACAAAGAAAGAGGAGACTATGTGCTTGAACAATTATCAAAACCTAAAAACTAA